A DNA window from Bacteroides cellulosilyticus contains the following coding sequences:
- a CDS encoding helix-turn-helix domain-containing protein — MKINRLNIGEEVRKKVDESGLSKAKFAELLGIARQNIEKTVFQKHSLDTDLLCNISEVLNCNFFDYYKSGDSCNNTDYIKQKEIKATLSIEMGSEKKEQVLRFVFGDNNIEILNK, encoded by the coding sequence ATGAAAATCAATAGATTAAACATTGGAGAAGAAGTCCGTAAAAAGGTAGATGAAAGCGGATTATCAAAGGCTAAATTTGCTGAATTACTGGGTATTGCAAGACAGAATATCGAAAAAACAGTATTTCAAAAGCATAGCCTTGACACCGATTTGCTATGTAATATTAGCGAGGTGCTAAATTGTAATTTTTTCGATTACTATAAATCTGGTGATTCGTGTAATAACACAGATTACATAAAACAAAAGGAAATTAAAGCCACTTTATCTATAGAAATGGGTAGTGAGAAAAAAGAGCAGGTTCTTCGGTTTGTATTTGGTGATAATAATATTGAAATCTTAAATAAATAG
- a CDS encoding YbjQ family protein has product MIITTTNNIENHSIKRYLGVINANIVIGANFFSDFAASLTDVFGGRSNTYQNKLNTIYKDVMAELEEKAKYFQADAIVGLHIDFDEVSGGGKSMFMVSASGTAVMIESNFEDRYFMYKALSDIHDYWTKGFLSEEEYNYGKARIIEKYNSAISEEIKVVKETKEYEAKRLKEQEEQKAHAKKIFEEKLYEAKKNLENRCPCSEEVIKATTPFQIQAADYDSISYNTNDSMESIIAKFIRLNKIPEACKYYIDETGLSENDAIEYVLDTFKKIDVIDKEVFEKLLNKLKVLKSKGFIEQAINEYQKFTLSERDIAEIYINTL; this is encoded by the coding sequence ATGATAATAACTACAACAAACAATATCGAAAATCACTCTATAAAGCGATACTTGGGAGTAATAAACGCCAACATAGTTATTGGCGCAAATTTCTTCTCCGATTTTGCAGCATCGCTAACGGATGTTTTTGGCGGTCGTTCCAATACTTACCAAAACAAGCTGAACACCATATACAAGGATGTTATGGCTGAATTAGAAGAAAAAGCCAAATATTTTCAAGCTGATGCCATAGTTGGATTGCATATTGACTTTGACGAAGTTTCAGGTGGAGGTAAATCAATGTTCATGGTTTCTGCCTCTGGAACTGCTGTTATGATAGAAAGCAACTTTGAGGATAGATATTTCATGTACAAAGCTCTCAGCGATATTCATGATTATTGGACAAAAGGATTTCTATCAGAAGAAGAATATAACTATGGAAAAGCAAGGATTATAGAAAAATACAACAGTGCAATTTCCGAAGAAATCAAAGTTGTCAAAGAAACAAAGGAATATGAAGCAAAAAGATTAAAAGAGCAAGAAGAGCAAAAAGCTCATGCTAAAAAAATATTCGAAGAAAAACTTTACGAAGCGAAGAAGAATTTAGAAAACAGATGCCCATGTTCAGAAGAAGTTATTAAAGCAACTACTCCATTTCAAATACAAGCAGCTGATTATGATTCAATCTCTTACAATACAAATGATTCCATGGAATCAATCATTGCTAAATTTATTAGATTAAATAAAATACCAGAAGCATGTAAATATTATATAGACGAAACAGGCCTATCAGAAAACGATGCAATTGAATATGTCCTTGACACATTCAAAAAAATAGATGTTATAGATAAGGAAGTATTTGAAAAACTTCTCAATAAACTAAAAGTTCTAAAAAGCAAAGGATTTATAGAACAGGCTATTAATGAATATCAAAAATTCACACTGTCAGAAAGAGATATAGCAGAAATATATATCAATACCTTATAA